In a genomic window of Croceibacterium sp. TMG7-5b_MA50:
- a CDS encoding methyltransferase domain-containing protein, whose amino-acid sequence MRGDTVARRHGRRFVKVAKRGVAWLRGATSAPPGQVFMGDLRSHEPLCREYGFNRGQPIDRHYIETFLYSHRTEITGRVLEIGERLYTEKFGQDVGRSDMLHVDDHPDATYVDDLTNGASVPDATYDCVILTQTLHLIFDMQAAVRTLHRVLKPGGVLLCTVPGITQIADDDWNDTWYWSLSAAAARRLCAPVFGAEQVGISQYGNLLSATAFLHGMAAAELQPAELGHFDQQYPVIVAIAARRAADLTK is encoded by the coding sequence ATGAGGGGTGACACAGTGGCGCGGCGGCACGGCCGCAGGTTCGTGAAGGTGGCGAAACGCGGGGTCGCCTGGCTGCGCGGCGCCACCTCCGCACCGCCAGGGCAGGTGTTCATGGGCGACCTGCGCAGCCACGAACCGCTGTGCCGCGAATATGGCTTCAACCGCGGGCAGCCGATCGACCGCCATTATATCGAGACGTTCCTGTACTCCCACCGCACCGAGATCACCGGTCGCGTGCTGGAGATCGGCGAACGGCTCTATACCGAAAAGTTCGGCCAGGACGTCGGGCGGAGCGACATGCTGCATGTCGATGATCACCCGGACGCGACCTATGTCGACGACCTGACCAATGGCGCCAGCGTGCCGGACGCGACCTACGATTGCGTGATCCTGACGCAGACGCTGCACCTGATCTTCGACATGCAGGCGGCGGTCCGCACGCTTCATCGGGTGCTGAAGCCGGGCGGCGTGCTGCTGTGCACGGTGCCCGGCATCACCCAGATCGCCGACGACGACTGGAACGACACCTGGTACTGGTCGCTGTCCGCCGCCGCCGCCCGCCGGCTGTGCGCGCCGGTGTTCGGGGCGGAGCAGGTCGGCATCAGCCAGTATGGCAACCTCCTGTCCGCGACGGCTTTCCTGCACGGCATGGCGGCGGCCGAATTGCAGCCAGCGGAACTCGGCCATTTCGACCAGCAATATCCGGTGATCGTCGCGATCGCCGCGCGACGGGCCGCTGATCTGACGAAATAA